In Papaver somniferum cultivar HN1 chromosome 1, ASM357369v1, whole genome shotgun sequence, a genomic segment contains:
- the LOC113307235 gene encoding transmembrane E3 ubiquitin-protein ligase FLY1-like: MKKNRTCGCFIFELIVGICIVFTLFQPALAVRPLKERTRSWGDEWFFIKKDESDVGTYSPWNITGTYKGTWNFRDSNNSSHWFPDFGKSNGVSVLELVSTPTKITGVHYVQGVIIFHDVVDNDRDTGAAQMRVEGVYIWPFRQLRMVVNSEKDGELGQEDDYIFSNPYHLLGVFSSQVFQESPRDKMWKKKNSPSFDMENRCNLEIAAQIARVSPNQYDEDHELYQLEGLIESPSVEDDGECFSPIVVNATSVNVEVYYNKAVNYTLMVTFISFLQVLLLIRQMEHSNTQSGAAKISILMIGQQAIMDAYLCLLHLTAGILVESLFNAFATAAFFKFVVFSIFEMRYLLAIWKANRPASNGEGWEIMRRELSVLYSRFYGILLGGILIMYEFHSYLRPILFIMYSFWIPQIVTNVIRDSRKPLHPHYILGMTATRLAIPLYVFGCPNNFMRIDHDQTWCICVAIFMGLQATMLLLQHYLGSRWFIPHQILPEKYSYYRRFDHNTCHSTDCVICMTTIDLPQRSNDCMVTPCDHFFHSGCLQRWMDIKMECPTCRRPLPAA, encoded by the exons TGGTTTTTTATCAAAAAAGATGAGAGTGACGTTGGCACATATTCTCCGTGGAACATAACTGGAACCTACAAAG GGACTTGGAACTTCCGAGATTCAAATAATAGCTCCCACTGGTTTCCAGATTTTGGAAAATCTAATGGGGTTTCAGTCCTTGAATTAGTTAGTACTCCAACAAAGATAACTGGTGTGCATTATGTCCAG GGGGTAATTATTTTCCACGACGTGGTTGACAATGACCGAGATACTGGAGCTGCTCAAATGAGGGTAGAAGGTGTGTATATATGGCCCTTTAGACAACTTCGGATGGTAGTCAACAG CGAAAAGGATGGAGAACTTGGTCAAGAAGACGATTACATTTTTTCCAACCCTTATCACTTG CTTGGAGTTTTCTCCTCTCAGGTTTTTCAAGAGTCTCCCCGAGATaaaatgtggaagaagaagaact CACCTTCCTTCGACATGGAGAACCGCTGCAATTTAGAAATTGCAGCTCAAATTGCACGTGTGTCACCCAACCAATATG ATGAAGATCACGAGCTTTATCAGTTGGAAGGGTTAATCGAAAGTCCTTCTGTGGAAGATGATGGAGAGTGCTTCTCACCCATAGTTGTAAATGCTACTTCTGTCAATGTTGAGGTTTACTACAACAAAGCAGTCAACTATACATTGATGGTCACCTTT ATCTCTTTCCTTCAAGTGCTTCTGTTAATTCGGCAAATGGAACATAGCAATACCCAGTCA GGAGCAgctaaaatttcaattttaatgatCGGGCAACAAGCCATTATGGATGCCTACCTTTGTCTTTTACATTTAACAGCAGGAATCCTAGTGG AGTCCCTGTTTAATGCTTTCGCAACGGCTGCCTTTTTCAAGTTTGTTGTTTTCTCCATATTCGAAATGAGATATCTTCTTGCGATATGGAAGGCGAATAGGCCAGCGAGTAATGGAGAAGGTTGGGAAATAATGAGACGTGAGCTGTCAGTTCTTTATAGCCGTTTCT ATGGGATTCTTTTGGGAGGCATACTAATCATGTATGAATTTCATAGTTATCTGCGGcctattctttttattatgtaCTCCTTTTGGATCCCTCAAATAGTCACTAATGTCATACGTGATTCAAGAAAACCGTTACATCCACATTACATATTGGGCATGACTGCCACTCGGCTGGCAATCCCGCTTTATGTCTTTGGTTGCCCTAACAATTTCATGCGCATCGACCATGACCAAACTTGGTGTATCTGTGTGGCGATTTTCATGGGACTCCAAGCAACTATGCTTCTTCTCCAACATTATCTTGGATCTCGATGGTTTATTCCTCATCAG ATCTTACCAGAAAAATATAGCTACTACAGAAGGTTTGATCACAATACATGTCACTCCACAGACTGCGTCATCTGCATGACAACCATTGATCTGCCACAAAGATCAAATGACTGCATG GTGACACCATGTGATCATTTCTTCCACTCAGGTTGTTTACAAAGGTGGATGGATATAAAGATGGAATGCCCTACTTGCCGACGGCCCCTGCCGGCAGCCTAA